From Cyclopterus lumpus isolate fCycLum1 chromosome 4, fCycLum1.pri, whole genome shotgun sequence, a single genomic window includes:
- the ptgfr gene encoding prostaglandin F2-alpha receptor, whose translation MSANGSSETGCRSEVGPSNNSCNSSQKELSITASAVSMTVGIFSNSLALFILVKSYNRIRIKSKASFLLFASSLVVTDLLGHLINGSLVIFVYSFHKKWETFDPHRIVCSVFGACMVFFGLSPLFLGSAMAVERCIGVTRPIFHSTALASYHMKRLLGLTWLLAALVAVLPMLLWKPYKVQSSRSWCFFHMEEPKDWLDVLLPLLFSMLGLMALLLSIVCNAMTSCALLRSRLRRKHHCRGTSYHIEMICQLLGIMLVSCVCWGPLLIRVIMLSTRAKEEPASFSLLMVVRMATWNQILDPWVYILLRKTVLRKMFTLLHGCCGPKSYFLQRWQRSVLRSSLETSNSGFSPTDCRLLGKLPDTAIKSIA comes from the exons ATGTCAGCCAATGGGAGCTCAGAAACAGGTtgcaggtcagaggtcggaCCGAGCAACAACAGCTGCAACAGCAGCCAGAAGGAACTGTCCATCACCGCCTCCGCCGTCTCCATGACCGTGGGCATCTTCTCCAACAGCCTGGCGCTCTTCATCCTCGTCAAATCCTACAACCGCATCCGCATCAAGTCCAAGGCGTCCTTCCTGCTGTTTGCCAGCAGCCTGGTGGTCACCGACCTGCTGGGTCACCTCATCAACGGCTCCCTGGTGATCTTCGTCTACAGCTTCCACAAGAAATGGGAGACGTTTGACCCTCACCGCATCGTGTGCAGCGTCTTCGGGGCGTGCATGGTGTTCTTCGGCCTGAGCCCCTTGTTCCTGGGAAGCGCCATGGCGGTGGAGCGCTGCATCGGAGTCACCAGGCCCATCTTCCACTCCACAGCGTTAGCATCCTACCACATGAAACGGCTGCTGGGACTCACCTGGCTGCTCGCTGCCCTGGTGGCTGTGCTACCGATGCTGCTGTGGAAGCCCTACAAGGTTCAGAGCTCCAGGAGCTGGTGCTTCTTCCATATGGAGGAACCTAAAGACTGGCTGGATGTGCTCCTCCCACTGCTTTTCTCGATGCTGGGGCTGATGGCCCTCCTGCTCTCCATTGTGTGCAATGCAATGACAAGCTGTGCTCTACTGCGGTCCAGACTGCGCCGCAAGCATCACTGTAGAGGCACGTCCTACCACATAGAGATGATCTGTCAGTTGCTGGGTATCATGTTGGTGTCCTGCGTGTGCTGGGGCCCCTTACTG ATCCGTGTCATCATGCTGAGCACCAGAGCCAAAGAGGAGCCTGCGTCCTTCAGTCTCCTGATGGTGGTGCGTATGGCCACGTGGAACCAGATCCTGGACCCCTGGGTCTACATCCTGCTGAGGAAGACGGTTCTGAGGAAAATGTTCACGTTGCTCCACGGCTGCTGCGGCCCAAAGTCTTACTTCCTGCAACGCTGGCAGCGCAGCGTGCTCCGCAGCTCCTTGGAGACCAGCAACTCGGGCTTCAGTCCGACTGACTGCCGCCTCCTCGGTAAATTACCAGACACTGCGATCAAGTCCATCGCCTGA
- the btf3l4 gene encoding transcription factor BTF3 homolog 4: MNQEKLAKLQAQVRIGGKGSARRKKKVVHRTATADDKKLQSSLKKLAVNNIAGIEEVNMIKDDGTVIHFNNPKVQASLSANTFAITGHAETKQLTEMLPGILSQLGADSLSSLRKLAEQFPRQALDSKAPKAEDIEEEDDDVPDLVENFDEASKDEAN, from the exons ATGAATCAAGAAAAACTGGCAAAACTTCAAGCCCAGGTCCGGATAGGGGGAAAG GGATCTGCAcgcaggaagaagaaggtggtCCACAGAACGGCGACAGCTGATGACAAGAAGCTTCAGAGTTCACTCAAGAAGTTGGCTGTCAACAATATTGCTGGAATTGAGGAG GTGAACATGATCAAGGACGACGGGACTGTGATCCACTTCAACAACCCCAAAGTTCAGGCTTCTCTGTCCGCCAACACCTTCGCCATCACGGGCCACGCTGAGACCAAGCAGCTGACAGAGATGCTTCCCGGCATCCTCAGTCAGCTGGGAGCAGACAGCCTCAGCAGCCTGCGCAAACTGGCAGAACAGTTCCCTCGGCAAG CTCTCGACAGCAAGGCTCCAAAGGCAGAGGACATCGAGGAAGAGGATGACGATGTTCCAG ATCTGGTGGAGAACTTTGATGAAGCGTCAAAGGACGAGGCAAACTGA